In Juglans regia cultivar Chandler chromosome 13, Walnut 2.0, whole genome shotgun sequence, the following proteins share a genomic window:
- the LOC109006318 gene encoding tobamovirus multiplication protein 3-like, translating into MGRSSSIGLLLPTAVAAYELQDASNWWEQINRSPVWQDRIFHVLAALYGVVAAVALVQLIRIQLRVPEYGWTTQKVFHFLNFLVNGVRSLVFIFRRELQKIQPETVQHVLLDMPSLAFFTTYALLVLFWAEIYYQARAASTDGLRPSFITINAIVYAVQIALWLILWWKPVRVVVILSKMFFAGVSLFAALGFLVYGGRLFLMLQRFPVESKGRRKKLQEVGYVTTICFSCFLVRCIMTCLSAFDKAADLDVLDHPVLNLIYYLLVEILPSCLVLFILRKLPPKRGITQYHPIR; encoded by the exons ATGGGTCGCAGCAGTAGTATCGGCTTATTATTACCGACGGCAGTGGCGGCGTACGAACTCCAAGACGCCTCCAATTGGTGGGAACAAATTAACCGTTCTCCGGTCTGGCAGGATCGCATCTTTCACGTCCTCGCGGCTCTCTACGGTGTTGTAGCAGCCGTAGCTCTG gTTCAACTGATTAGGATACAATTGAGAGTGCCAGAATATGGATGGACCACGCAGAAGGTCTTCCACTTCCTTAATTTCTTGGTGAATGGGG TTCGATCATTAGTTTTTATCTTTCGTCGGGAGCTGCAGAAGATACAACCTGAG ACTGTCCAACATGTCTTGCTTGATATGCCAAGTCTTGCTTTCTTCACGACATATGCGCTTTTGGTCCTTTTCTGGGCAGAGATTTATTACCAG GCACGTGCTGCATCTACTGATGGACTGAGACCAAGTTTCATTACGATTAATGCGATAGTTTATGCTGTTCAG ATTGCTTTGTGGTTGATACTATGGTGGAAGCCTGTACGAGTGGTGGTCATCCTATCTAAAATGTTCTTTGCAG GTGTCTCTTTGTTTGCAGCCCTTGGATTTCTTGTCTATGGTGGAAG ACTCTTCTTGATGTTGCAGCGCTTCCCAGTAGAATCCAAAGGACGGCGTAAGAAGCTGCAAGAG GTCGGCTATGTGACCACCatatgtttttcatgtttccTTGTGAGATGCATTATG ACGTGTTTGAGTGCATTTGATAAAGCAGCAGACCTTGATGTTTTGGATCATCCTGTTctcaatttaatatattaccTG TTGGTCGAGATATTACCTTCCTGTTTGGTCCTCTTCATTTTAAGGAAGCTGCCTCCAAAACGCGGGATCACACAATATCACCCTATTCGCTGA